The following are from one region of the Stigmatella ashevillena genome:
- a CDS encoding aldo/keto reductase: MPIDRYYALGRSGLRVSPLALGTMTFGTDGLFGAWGSPEEVSRAIFDRYLAAGGNFLDTADFYTQGTSETMLGKFV; encoded by the coding sequence ATGCCCATTGATCGATACTACGCCCTTGGCCGTTCAGGCCTTCGTGTCAGCCCCTTGGCGCTCGGTACCATGACGTTCGGAACCGACGGCCTGTTTGGGGCGTGGGGTTCGCCGGAAGAGGTCTCGCGCGCGATCTTCGACCGGTACCTGGCCGCGGGCGGCAACTTCTTGGATACCGCCGACTTCTACACCCAAGGCACGAGCGAGACGATGCTCGGCAAGTTTGTGTGA
- a CDS encoding TetR/AcrR family transcriptional regulator: protein MARTKEFDRDEALKRAMLVFWEKGYEATSTDDLLRAMGIGRQSMYDTFGDKRRIYLEALRYYQAETGAELFENLRTAASPLSAIGKVLLAIADQSPSELARGCLSVNATAELATLDPEVASMVKSASMLCEAAFERVVQEAKRKGEVRASADERAAGRFLLSTIRGMRISAKAGSTPEALRDIALFALEGLKAS, encoded by the coding sequence ATGGCACGCACCAAAGAGTTCGATCGCGATGAGGCGTTGAAGCGGGCCATGCTCGTTTTCTGGGAAAAGGGATACGAGGCGACCTCGACCGACGACCTTCTGCGGGCGATGGGCATCGGGCGCCAGAGCATGTACGACACTTTTGGCGACAAGCGCCGGATCTACCTCGAAGCGTTGAGGTACTACCAAGCCGAGACGGGCGCGGAGCTCTTCGAGAACCTGCGGACCGCGGCCTCGCCGCTGTCGGCGATCGGAAAGGTGCTGCTCGCCATCGCGGATCAGAGTCCCAGTGAGCTGGCCCGAGGCTGCCTGTCCGTGAACGCGACCGCAGAGCTCGCGACGTTGGATCCCGAGGTCGCATCGATGGTGAAGTCCGCCAGCATGCTTTGTGAAGCCGCGTTCGAGCGCGTCGTGCAGGAAGCCAAGCGCAAGGGAGAGGTTCGCGCTTCGGCGGACGAGCGCGCGGCGGGGCGCTTTCTCCTCTCGACGATCCGGGGCATGCGGATCAGCGCCAAGGCGGGCTCGACCCCCGAGGCGCTTCGAGACATCGCCCTCTTCGCACTCGAGGGGTTGAAGGCGTCTTAG
- a CDS encoding Spx/MgsR family RNA polymerase-binding regulatory protein yields MKNEVLVLSYAGCGTCKKALQWLNQHGVAYRLRAIVDAPPTQAELAQWVPQSGVSVRKWLNTSGQSYRALGKEKVDAASDAQLIRWLAADGKLVKRPVLVQGNTVLVGFKPETYSQHLSGT; encoded by the coding sequence ATGAAGAATGAAGTCTTGGTGCTCTCCTACGCAGGCTGTGGAACCTGCAAGAAGGCCCTCCAGTGGCTGAACCAGCACGGGGTGGCCTACCGCCTCCGCGCCATCGTTGACGCGCCTCCCACGCAGGCGGAGCTTGCCCAGTGGGTGCCCCAGAGTGGTGTGTCCGTGCGCAAGTGGCTCAACACCAGCGGACAGAGCTACCGCGCCCTGGGCAAGGAGAAGGTGGACGCCGCCAGCGACGCACAGCTCATCCGCTGGCTCGCGGCGGACGGAAAGCTCGTCAAGCGGCCCGTCCTGGTCCAAGGCAACACGGTGCTCGTCGGCTTCAAGCCCGAGACCTACTCGCAACACCTCTCAGGCACGTAA
- a CDS encoding threonine aldolase family protein translates to MTHRHLSRGEFLALSGLLAGSSFLSHTAAAAPNKPPPASGSAGARGAKPGPAKPERAQCERLMWQCRASLTQGATEDLSTELIRIGEWLGRQGIAADMYGYGEFIQSFERNIAERLGFEEGCFMPTGTMAQLCALRVYADESTNRIVGVHPSSHHVLHEDDSYSVLHGLRAEMLAPWSRPLLARDVKNAQERPGVVSVELPVRWLGGQLQTWEQLEELKRTCRELGVKFHMDGARLWECQPFYNRSYADICRGFDSVYVSLYKTVGAIGGAVLVGGRNFIKEARLWRHRHGGNLFQMLPYVASAAMRLEEALARLPGDVQRAKSLSEGLAADSRLTVLPRPVQTSMFHVFFRGEPAALVKQRDRIAREQGLWVADEFNDTRVPGVVEVELQTGKGFENVDIKDAVRAFLSLLEPA, encoded by the coding sequence GTGACGCATCGACATCTCAGCAGAGGCGAATTTCTCGCCCTCTCAGGCCTGCTGGCAGGCTCCTCGTTTCTGTCTCACACGGCCGCAGCCGCTCCCAACAAACCGCCCCCTGCCAGTGGAAGCGCGGGCGCGCGCGGGGCCAAGCCCGGTCCGGCCAAGCCCGAGCGGGCACAATGCGAGCGCTTGATGTGGCAGTGCCGGGCCTCCCTGACCCAGGGCGCCACCGAGGACTTGAGCACCGAACTCATCCGGATCGGCGAGTGGCTCGGCCGCCAAGGCATCGCGGCGGACATGTATGGCTACGGCGAGTTCATCCAGTCCTTCGAGCGGAACATCGCCGAGCGGCTTGGCTTCGAAGAGGGGTGTTTCATGCCCACGGGCACCATGGCCCAACTCTGTGCGCTGCGTGTCTACGCGGACGAGAGCACCAACCGGATCGTGGGCGTCCACCCCTCGTCCCATCACGTCCTGCACGAGGACGACAGCTACTCGGTGCTGCACGGCCTGCGCGCCGAGATGCTTGCGCCCTGGTCCAGGCCCTTGCTTGCCCGTGACGTGAAGAATGCCCAGGAGCGTCCAGGGGTGGTCAGCGTCGAGCTGCCCGTGCGCTGGCTGGGCGGGCAACTCCAGACCTGGGAGCAACTGGAGGAGCTCAAGCGCACGTGCCGGGAACTTGGCGTGAAGTTCCACATGGATGGTGCCCGATTGTGGGAGTGCCAGCCTTTCTACAACCGCTCCTATGCGGACATCTGCCGTGGCTTCGACTCCGTGTACGTGTCCCTCTACAAGACGGTGGGCGCCATCGGAGGAGCCGTGCTGGTGGGTGGGCGCAACTTCATCAAAGAAGCACGCCTCTGGCGGCACCGGCACGGAGGAAATCTCTTTCAGATGCTGCCCTACGTGGCCTCCGCGGCGATGCGCCTGGAAGAAGCACTGGCCCGTCTTCCGGGCGATGTCCAGCGCGCGAAGTCCCTGTCCGAGGGGTTGGCCGCCGACTCCCGCCTCACGGTGCTTCCCAGACCGGTCCAGACCAGCATGTTCCACGTCTTCTTCCGGGGAGAGCCCGCGGCGCTGGTGAAGCAGCGCGACCGCATCGCACGGGAGCAGGGCCTCTGGGTCGCGGATGAATTCAACGACACGCGCGTCCCTGGCGTGGTCGAGGTGGAATTGCAAACAGGAAAAGGGTTCGAGAACGTCGACATCAAGGACGCCGTGCGGGCCTTCCTCTCGTTGCTCGAGCCTGCATAA